Below is a window of Mus caroli chromosome 2, CAROLI_EIJ_v1.1, whole genome shotgun sequence DNA.
AGCTCGGCAATCTTATGACCGGCATTAGAACCGCCCCAGCATCTGCTGAGTGTGCCCAGTTTAATGTCCACATCAGCAGTTCTGTAGCTGTGTGTTGTGACCACCGGGGACAATAATGTTAATTACAGCTGTTTACTTCAAGACACAAAATGTCAGTGCCAATGAAACTCTTGGCAACATTGTAATAACTGGCCAGTACCCACTGTGCAGTCAAATAACTGGAAAGAGGGTGATGAACCCTACTTGGCAGAGAAGGAAATTAGACATAACTAACGACTCTGTTAAAGATGCAGTGGGCAGAGGCGCTCCATTAGGCTGTGGAAAGTAGCCATTTGGCTTCCtgagtttcctttttctctctgtgaagggcatgaggtttttgtttgtttgttgtttgctttttgttgctgttccttctgagacagagcctcatggaacctaggctggctttgaactcagtaagtagccaaggatgaccttgaacttctcactCTCTGTTACaagccaggcaagcactccatcAACTGAGCTGGCTCCAGCCCATGGACATGTTTTTCAGGGTGTGCAGCTTTCTGAGCTTGGAGAAGCCATAGCCCTTCCTTTTGATCCGTTGGCCCCAGGGGCAACCAAAGAAAGTGTTTGAGCAGTAAAACCCTGTGTAGTTTACCACCATCTTGAGGCACTTCCCCACAGGGGCCATTCAATTGCTTCACTAGGTGatctttctcctgttttcataGTCAGAAAAAATGCCAATCATTTTAAacggtttttttttccattaagaaaaaaattcaggctAGGTGTGGTCgtacacaccattaatcctagtattcaggaggcagagacagacagatctttatgagggcagcctggtctacatagtgagttccaggacagccagaagtacataataggaggaggaggaggaggaggaggaggagaagaagaagaagaagaagaagaagaagaagaagaagaagaagaagaagaagaagaagaagaagaagaaNaggaggaggagaagaagaagaagaagaagaagaagaagaagaagaagaagaagaagaagaagaagaagaagaagaagaagaagaagaagaagaagaaaggaggaggagcagcagcagcagtaagaCTCCTCCTCAGTGtgggaaagatggctcaaaggttgctgctctggctgctctgggttcagatcccagcacctatagggaggctcacaaccatctgtaattccagcttcaggagatccagacactgcacacatgtggtgcacacacacacacacacacacacaggcaaaatgtccatacacataaaacaaaaataaactttaaaagaattcaacaggagttggagaaatggctcagcggttaagagcattggctgctcttccagaggtcctgagttcaaatcccagcaatcacatggtggctcacaaccatctgtaatgggatccgatgccctcttctggtatgtctgaagacagctacagcatacttatatataataaataaataaatctttgaaaaaaagtttaaattaataaaaatagaatccaacatataaaaatatagaagaaagatAACCCAAAACTCCTGTAATTTTCACAAAGTAAATTCCTTAATGTcataaaatatctaattgaaattaaaattccCCTAATCTCTTACATATTTTTAACACTGTTTGCCTTGGAGCCCAAACCATCACCAGGACATCACCTGGTTGTTCTGTCGCTTACATCTTGGGGAATGTCACTTCGGTCCTCCTACTGAGGTTCTTTGGTTGACTGTTCAAGAAAAATACAGGGCCAGTTCTCTGAGCTCACACATTGTTGAAACAATCTGTTAGAGGGCAGCTTGATCAGGTATAAAATGCCTATCTCCCCTTTAACTCCCCTGACTCCCTTAGATGCTATGCATCTGTTTACAGATGTGGACTACCACACCTAGTCATATGCAGTGCTGAGGACCAAGCCCAGATTCTGACGCACGCTAGGCCAGCATTCTTCCAACTAAGCCATGCCCCCAGCCAGGACCTCCAACAGGAAaccttacacatacatatatacatacatacatacatacatacatacatacacacatacacatgtatacacacacacatatatatatacatatatgtgtgtatatatacatatatatatatacacacatgcatacatatatgcatgcatacatcatttttttaaagaaaaaaagactgcCCATCTAACCATTAACTTCCATATAGCAGTAAGTACTCATGCAATAGGAGATGGAAAGATGAAAGATGGCCATGCCCAGGCCTTGGTTTGCCAGCCTTTCTCATCATCACTGCCACTGCCCTCTTCAAGTCAAAACTGAATGGCACAGCCTGGGACGCACATGAATGTGATGATAGCTATCCTTCAGTTAGGATATAGCACTTGCCAGCCTGGGCGCCAGGCCCTTGAATACCTCTGACTGCTCGTCAAGATAAGAAGTGCAGAATGCCCGTCTGGAGCCTGTGAAGAAATGGATATGCCGGGCACCTTTCGCATCTCTAGCAAGCCGATGTCACACTAGCCCCTCCCAAAGGGTCCAGGTGTAAGACCGCTCAGCGTCTCCCAAGGACCGATAATGGCTGTAGGCATGCTGAGACCAAGCTGAGGGATCTAAATGCTCACACTTCTGGCTTCTTCCCATGCCTTCAGGGCTTATGATCTGCCCACTTTCAGAATGGGCCAGTAGGCAAAGATAGGGTTGGACCTCAAAAGACCTTGGACCACTGACCTCAGGGAGCCATTTGTGTGTGATGCAGTCTCAGACACATTCCTGGGAATTGATCACCCGAAAACAGGCTGGCGGTGGAAGCAAGTCACCGGACTGAAGTAACAGAGAAAGGGAAACGGCTCCTTCCCTGGCATTCGCAGTGTTTGGACAGCCTGAATCCTTCCAGATGAAATAGAAACGTTGAAATAGTTGCAAGCAGCCTTAAGGGAAGCGAAGGTCCCTTCCAACTGGCCCAGAATGAGGCCATGGTTCTCACCGGAAGCAGAGCACCTGCTTCACCCTCTTGGTAGACACAGGAAGGTGGCTGTTAGGccagaaaggggtgggggtggggtggggttctcAGGTTTCCCTCCCAGGCATTGCAGTTAAATCAGATCTACAACAAAGAGCTCCTCCTGGGTGGGAATGGCCTGTGTATACAGGAGTTTAAATGGAGCCTGGGGCACTCGCAACAGTGAAGGTTTTACAAAATTATCTTTTCCAAAGTGAGACATCTTATAAATACTTGTTGTAGGGAGGGGACAAACACGAAAATCATAAATGAGGAACAAATGgacaaacaaaacatccatgaGCCAAACAGAGAAAAGCCAAAACTCAAGTCAATGGTTTCCTTGTGGGGTCAGTACTGAGGATTTGAACCCGGGGCTTCAAGTGCTCACCTGCCGAGCTACCCAGTGCTGAGAAAAATCTACTGAGCTTtataacattctctctctctctctctctctctctctctctctctctctctctctctctcNcacacacacacacacacacacacacacacacacacgcacacatcttctctcctctccacagAAAACTGGGTGTGCACCTGGGAACTCGTCCCTCTAACAGCATCATGGAACTCCCAATAGATCCCCTATTGACGGAGCCCAGGGGAGCTGAGTATAAACTTGGAGAATTACTTTTCCCCATCTCTGAATATTCCAGTGGGccatcctttctctcccttttaatttcttggaATTTACCGCCTGTTTAAAAGATGATCCAAGGCCAGGGAcctggctcagttggtaaaataaGCTTAGCAtgcctgaggctctgggttccagcTCTCCATGGAAGAAAAGCTGACATAGCGATACACACCTGTTAATCCTAGACCTCGGGAGGTGAAAGCAggaaggtcctaaattcaatgtCGTCTTTGTCTGTACGgagagggagttcaaggccagcctggggtccACCTTGGAAGAGATGAAGAGTAGGAGGGCTGCACTCACAGGCAGATGCCAACACCTGGCCACAACTGTGCATATAAATTATAGCATCATCTTTATTCATGGAGCATGGTGGTCTACTGCTAGTTTCTGCACACAGAGCCTGGATGGACACAGTGTGAGGCAGATActagaaaagcaatggcttgtgtgTCGGCCCATCGGTCCCCTTGAAGATCCCACAGGTAGAGACGGTGGGAAGTGGGAAAATAGAAAActggggtggtgatggtgcagTGGTACGTGTCTatacccaggaggctgaggcaggaggatcccaaacTAGGGTGCCAACCTGAGCatcataatgagaccttgtctcacaaccAAACTAGAACCAAGCCAGACAGGAAGCCGGAGTGGCCCTACAATGTAAGGAAAACcttgttgttagtttttgtttgatttaGCACTAGAATCTACAACCATGCGTTGGCATCCTTTCCTAGATATCAGTGAATGCTCCAGCCAGCCTTGTCACAATGGAGGGACGTGTGTGGAAGGCATCAACCACTACAGATGCATCTGTCCTCCAGGAAAAACTGGGAACCGCTGTCAGCATCAGACCCAGGCTGGTATGTAGCTACTGTGGGACTTGTTGGGGATGCTCCCTTGGGGTTGGTGAGGATACTGGTCATAATCACCAAAGGCAGATGTGGCGGGAACTCTGTGCCTCTCATAGGCTCAAGCGTTTCCTCTCTGGTTCCTGCCCACAGGCTGGTCCCTCTAGGACCCTAAAgctcttttttttatatatataatcagagTTTTGAACCTTATTTTGGAGAGACAGACTCCAACTTAACCTTCTGCAGATTAGGGGAAAGGCCAGGGAAGATGTACTGGGGTACCTTTGTCTGGTTAGTGCTTCGTCTGCCAGGAGAATCATTTTTCCTTCCAATGTTCCCATTGCACCCTGCAAAGTCAGCAGTCCGAGGTGTTTTAAGATATGAATGAACAGACATTTGATTAGTGAGCCCCAGCACGTGGCAAGAAAACCCTGCGATAAGAAACTTATGAAGGGTGGGTTGGGGGCTTCCCACTATTCTCTGGCCAAGAAATTCAACCCTAATGATGCCTGGCTATCTTTATTTCTGGGTAGACTCCTTGTGAGGGAAGGGCGTTGGTGGACAGTGTAAGATCCAGGGCGTAAGAGCTGACACgcacttggggctggagatgtagctcactTTGTAGGTGCTTTGCCTCCCATGTAGGAAGCTGTGCACTTGGTTTCTAGCATTACATCATAATGTTGGGCATCGGTgatcccagcagctgggaaggAGAATCGGATATTTAAGGGCATCCTTGGCTTCACAGCAGAGTCTGAGCCCCAGCCAGGAACACAAGAGACCCTGCcccaaataaaatacaacaaaccCTCTTTACAGCCTCGGTAGCAGTCAGCCCCAGGTCAGGCCTAAATAGTGCACCCGCAATCTTGCTGTTCACTGTGTCTTGACAAAGTGGGACTGGCTTGCCAAATCCTTTCTCACAAGGAAACTGCCCCCAAAGGCTCCCTACAGCTCTGCTGTCTGGAGTTACCTTTTATTGAAACAGTACGGAGGCAGGGCTTTCCTGGAAGCCCCCTGCCTCTGTTTACAaagaagagcagaaaaaaaaGATCCCCTTGCACCTCAGTGGTGCCCTACTGGTGGCCACTAAATGTCCCTTGTTGGGGATCTTCTGCTGTGGGACCTTTGGGTCATTGCTCCTTGGATCCTGGGATCATTTTATGAAGTATACCCAAGACTGGAGTCTTCTCTAGGAATGGAAGGTAAGGAGTGGACAGGTACGCACTAAGAAATGTCCCAGCAGGCTTACCTAAAACCTTTTCCCCCATGAGCTGGATAATGCCTCTCTCCCAGTATCCTGTAAGCCTCttccaatatttttttctaattgtgtgtgtgtgtgtgtgtgtgtgtgtgtgtgtgtgtgtgtgtgtgtgtatttgtgcacttGACTGCAGTACCCATGGAAGCCACAAGGGGGCTtctgatcccctggaagtggagttataggCATTTATGAGCATCTGGATGTTggtgctgagactcaaactcaagtcctctgaaacAGTAGTTCtggctcttaaacactgagccacctctccagctcccactattattattttaagactgaggctggctttgaattggATTCATGTGATCCTGCCTTGGCCTTGAGAATGACTACaagaattcttcttttttttttttttaattccattaaccagagctggagagatgctcagaggttaagagcccttactgttcttgcagaggtagGCAagggttcccagcaaccacaaggtggctcaagGTCACTTTTAACTCTCCAGGTCCAGGGAGACAAAGaaatcctctcctggcctccaagggcatcagGCACCACAggctatacacatacatacatacatacatacatacatacatacatacatacatatattcaagcacacacaaaacctttttaaaaacacaccaggctgtggtggtgtacccctttaaacccagcactccagaggcagaggcaggtggatccccaagttccaggccagcctggtctacagagtgagttccaggtcagctcaaggctacacacagaaaccctgtctcataaaaaaataaaaataaataaataaataataaaaaaattctttaatcccagcactcagaacaaAGTAAAGTGGAGGCCCATCTGGttgtctggtctacacagtgagttccaggatagccaagatcatgattttgtttgtttgcttttaatccATTTACCTTATTTTTACTGTGATTGGGAAACTAATTTCTGGTTTTGGAAAGATGTAAAAACTGTAATAGCAACTACCTTGAAGACATTGAAGCTTgtatacacacacgcgcgcatcCCGAATCGAAAAAGTGGAGGCTCAGAGTTTTAAACTCTAATGCTCACTGCATTATGGGCATTGTACAAgattctccaaaaaaaaaaaaaaaaaatcttggaaagccgggcgtggtggcgcacacctttaatcccagggaggcagatttctgagttcgaggccagcctggtctacaaagtgagttccaggacagccagggctacacagagaaaccctgtctcgaaaagccaaaaaaaaaaaaaaaaaaaaaaaagaacctcagaCTTGACACTGCAGTATGCCTGGCTGTTCTGCCTTTACATTCCAATCTCATGGATCCGGTCCGGGTCGCAGTCACTGGGTTTACGTTAATCACTTGACATTCCTTCCCTGCTGTAGAGTACGCCCTGGGAGATAGGGTTTCGCGGGTTGTGGGGCGTATGGCAGGTACCAGGGGTCGGGTGCTGAGGCGAGCCTGTCTTCTTCCCGCAGCGGCCCCCGACGGCGGCGAGGCCGGTGACCCCGCCTTTAGCCGCGCACCCCGCTGCGCGCAGGTGGAGCGGGAACAGCACTGCAGCTGCGAGGCGGGATTCCACCTGAGCGGTACCACGGGCGGCCACAGCGTCTGCCAGGGTAGGTTCGGGCAAGGGGGAGCGGGACTACACCCGTGGGAGGAGACCCAGTCCTGGAACAGAGCGCGAGGTTGGGACAAAAGGGCCTTTCTGGGCGTGGTCTCAGTGAGACCTGTGATTTGCCTTTTAGGTAAGGGTTACCTGGATGATCGAAATGAACAGGTAGACTTCAGAGGTGTTCTGGAGAAAAAAGTATCTTTTCGACCATCTTATCTTCCTACAGTTGGGCTCTTAAGGTGCACCAGGGCCTTCTCTGAGACGTTATAGACAACAGATGGAGTGTTGGGGGTATGCATCCAGTCTCTAACTTGCACATTAGTCCAATCCCATCATCGTTTAAACCTGGAGAGATACGGATGTAATCCCAACACCACTtgggagatgaagacaggaggatcaggaactcaaggtcatcGTCTGCTACTCAtggggcagggagagaagaaagcatccaGGGTGACAGGCTTGTCTTCTGACATAGCTTGGAGCTACTATGCCCAAGAGGAGCCTTTTGCCctgtcatgtgcacacacacacacaccatacctcTGGCAAAAACCCTATGAGCTGGTGGCAAGAGAGGGGCTCAGATCATTTATGGCAGCCAGGGCCATGGATATGGGCACAGCCTAAGATTCATCCCCTGGTCTCCTTCTCTCAGTGTAGCTGACTACAGAGCAGCTCCATCCTGACATCTGGCCAGTTGGTGCTAAGAAGTTCATTTCACAGcaccagaaataaaaacactccccacccccttttaaagAGGCATCTCaatatacagaccaggctggcctcaggggGAGATCCCTGCTTCggcctctgaagtgctgagatcacaggtctGCAGCGCCCCACAGGCTGCAGGGCTCTCTCACTGTTTCTCCATTGCTGAAGATGAGGAGAGCTAAGATGGGGGCCTGAATCTGGTTCTAGCCTCTGAGCCGGGTGCCGGACTCGCTAACCTTTGTAGAGTTTCCCCATTTACACCGAGAAGCCCCTCTGGGGTTTTCCATATCAGCTCCTCCTTTTAGCCCTCTTGGTCCTAGACTGGGGAGAGAGGTCCTCTGCTCATTGCTGTGTCCAGCCACTCAGTCACAGCTGCCAATGAGTCTGGTTGACGGAGGCTGTGTAGCCTCCTGGAATCATGGGCACTTTTGTCCCCAGATGTGAATGAATGTGAGATCTATGGGCAGGAAGGACGCCCCCGgctctgcatgcatgcctgtgtgaacACCCCTGGCTCCTACCGATGTACCTGCCCGAGTGGATACCGGATCCTGGCTGATGGGAAGAGCTGTGAGGGTGAGTGAGACTAGGTAGAGGCAGGTGACCATGAGGCTAGAGGTCACCCTCCACACCtggtcacctgctgctgctgtgacccCTGTTCTCATCCCCGTTCCCTATTCAAGAATGATGAGGTTAAGAGAATCAAAGATCTGGGGACACATTTGATCCTAAAAAGGAAATCAACAAACAGGTCTTCCAAAGGTCAGGCTACATATTCTACACAAATAGGTTGGTTGATCACTCAGTGCCTTCTGACCTCATGTGAGTGACAGTTCTGGGCAACATCACTTCCTATTATTCAGCAATGCCTTCAGCCAGACCTGAACCTACAGACCAAGGAGCTAGCCAGACTCCACTTTATTAGAATCTGAAGGAACCTAGGAGGTTTCATGGCCCTGTGTGTCCACGATCTGGCGTCCTCTGATGGGAAAGTTACCTTACAGGCTCTGTAACCTCAGCATGGCCAGGCTCTGCCGCCATGACCATGTGTGGTGGCTGTTTGAGGACACCAGAGAAGCAGAGCCACCAGGCTTACGGCTCATAAAGGCCTGACTAGTTGTGACTGGAAGGGTTCATTTACCCACTGAACTGCACCCAAGCTAAAAAGAGAGACCACTGCTCTATTTGCCAAACTCTAGTAAATGCCAGAGTCCTGCAAACAAGAGGGCCTGGGAGCCTGGGTAAATAGTCCAGACCAGTCAATCTTCCAGGGGTGAACTGGAGGGTGGGTTGtaggtaaaaaaaagaaaaagaaaaaaagcacctGGCTCAGGTTCTACCTCAGTGCTACAAATCCGTGTGGCTCCTGGAACACAGGACTGAAATTTATCTCTCTCTTGTCATGGTGCTAATAGGCACCATTATCAGCAAAGTGAGGAAGATTCACAGCCTTCGTTGTATCTCCCGCAATACAGATATTGATGAGTGTGCAGGCCCACAGCACATGTGTCCCCGGGGGACCACATGCATCAACACTGGAGGAGGCTTCCAGTGTGTCAACCCTGAGTGTCCTGAGGGCAGTGGCAATATAAGCTACGTGAAGACATCTCCCTTGTGAGTATATCCAGGGCTGCTCAGCTGGGCGAGCGTGGCACTTACTCAGTGTGGCTGGGCTAGATTCTTCTGATAGgttcatgggggtggggagataatCACATCATATACAGGAAATATGAAAGACAGAGATGTGTCTCTGGGCTCTCATTTCCCCTATAACTATCAACTCACATGAAATACAGACATTTTGTTCTCCAAAAGAGATACTAGCGTCTATGGGAGCGTGGCCTCTTTAGAGAATAGGGAGGGCAGCCCCTCTTGAGTTTTCCCACGTCTAACTCTCTCCATTTGCCTCTGCTCCAGCCAGTGCGAGCGAAACCCTTGTCCCATGGACAGCAGGCCATGCCGCCACCTGCCCAAGACCATCTCCTTCCAttacctctctctcccttccaagtTGAAGACACCCATCACGCTCTTCCGCATGGCCACAGCCTCAATTCCTGGCCATCCTGGGCCCAACAGCCTGCGCTTTGGGATCGTGGGTGGGAACAGCCGTGGCCACTTTGTAATGCAGCGCTCAGACCGGCAGACAGGCGAGCTCATCCTTACACAGACCCTGGAGGGGCCTCAGACTCTGGAGGTTGACGTCGACATGTCAGAATACCTGGAGCGCTCCTTCCAGGCCAACCATTTATCCAAGGTCACCATCTTTGTTTCTCGCTACGACTTCTGAGGATGCCATGGCATTCTGGAGGCTGGGGTTTGAGATCTGGGCTGATTTCACTTCCCCAAGGACACACTGTGGGCAAGAGCTGTGGTGGTCATTCTTTTCTTGGTCATGTTCCCACCTACTCTGTTTGTTCACTCAGGCTTCTAGAGCAATGCTGTGTTCTGACCCAGGGGCTGCCACAGAAGGGAAGCCACAAACAAATGCTGTTTCTACCATCACactacttgttttttgttttttgtttttgtttttgtttttctgctttaagCCCCACTCCTACCCCGTTAG
It encodes the following:
- the Fbln7 gene encoding fibulin-7, whose amino-acid sequence is MGPGSQRALVLLLLLLASPGARAFQSCLNKQQLLTTIRQLQQLLKSQETRFTEGIRNMKSRLAALQNTVNKMTPDAPPVSCPALEAPPDGKKFGSKYLVDHEVHFTCNPGFQLVGPSSVVCLANGTWTGERPRCRDISECSSQPCHNGGTCVEGINHYRCICPPGKTGNRCQHQTQAAAPDGGEAGDPAFSRAPRCAQVEREQHCSCEAGFHLSGTTGGHSVCQDVNECEIYGQEGRPRLCMHACVNTPGSYRCTCPSGYRILADGKSCEDIDECAGPQHMCPRGTTCINTGGGFQCVNPECPEGSGNISYVKTSPFQCERNPCPMDSRPCRHLPKTISFHYLSLPSKLKTPITLFRMATASIPGHPGPNSLRFGIVGGNSRGHFVMQRSDRQTGELILTQTLEGPQTLEVDVDMSEYLERSFQANHLSKVTIFVSRYDF